One region of Rattus norvegicus strain BN/NHsdMcwi chromosome 13, GRCr8, whole genome shotgun sequence genomic DNA includes:
- the SPATA45 gene encoding spermatogenesis-associated protein 45 isoform X1, giving the protein MTSTNKGGEAKKQGVSRKQLLEELNEKRESYCLVERSNRVSLLRVQKRHFSQAYQSLSSMNVKESVPESSRTSWIERDLFVHKEKRHFVPKNHAIFG; this is encoded by the exons ATGACATCCACGAACAAAGGCGGTGAGGCGAAGAAACAGGGGGTGAGCAGGAAGCAGCTCCTGGAAGAGCTGAACGAGAAGAGAGAGTCCTACTGTCTGGTGGAAAGAAGCAACCGGGTCAGCCTGCTACGAGTTCAGAAGAGGCACTTCAGCCAAGCCTACCAGTCCTTATCGAGCATGAATGTCAAAGAATCTGTTCCCGAAAGTAGCAGGACCTCCTGGATCGAACGGGATCTCTTTGTGCACAAGGAGAAGAGGCACTTTGTGCCAAAAA ATCATGCCATATTTGGATAA